In Candidatus Omnitrophota bacterium, a single genomic region encodes these proteins:
- a CDS encoding phosphoribosylglycinamide synthetase C domain-containing protein, with product MEKKNFLFVSYDGYIGDIAWQVIKEGHQARYYIQDEENQDIADGFVPKVDNWQENVDWADIVIFDDVLGHGRHAQKLRGTGKLVVGGSEYSDMLEDDRSFGQEELKKAGINILPYKEFHNFDDAIKYVKEKPGKYVIKPSGEAQNIKRMLFVGEEEDGRDVVEVLEAYKKVASDNIQVFQIQKRVTGVEVAVGAFFNGKEFVYPININFEHKKLFPGQIGPSTGEMGTAMYWGGPNRIFNQTLLKLQERLCRENYVGYIDINCIVNSNGIYPLEFTARFGYPTIFIQQEGINMPMADFLFGLASGAIKEFKVKKGFQIGVRIVVPPYPFNDEDTFERYSNNATILFKKPNYDGIHIEDVKNVDGQWLVAGTSGVVLVAVGAGQTMKQAQAQVYNRVKNIIIPNMYYRTDIGDRWFEDSDKLHTWGYLREV from the coding sequence ATGGAAAAAAAGAATTTCCTTTTTGTTTCATATGACGGTTACATAGGCGATATAGCCTGGCAGGTTATCAAGGAAGGCCACCAGGCGCGGTATTATATACAGGATGAGGAAAACCAGGATATAGCCGACGGTTTTGTGCCCAAGGTTGATAATTGGCAGGAAAACGTTGACTGGGCGGACATAGTTATCTTTGATGATGTGCTCGGCCACGGCAGGCATGCGCAAAAACTGCGCGGCACAGGCAAGCTTGTCGTCGGAGGCAGTGAATATTCGGATATGCTTGAGGATGACAGGAGTTTCGGCCAGGAAGAATTAAAAAAGGCCGGGATAAATATACTTCCTTATAAAGAATTCCATAATTTTGATGATGCTATCAAATATGTTAAGGAAAAGCCGGGCAAATATGTTATAAAACCCAGCGGCGAGGCCCAGAACATAAAAAGAATGCTTTTTGTCGGCGAGGAGGAAGACGGCAGGGACGTTGTTGAGGTATTAGAGGCGTATAAGAAGGTGGCATCCGATAATATTCAGGTATTCCAGATACAGAAGAGGGTCACCGGCGTTGAAGTAGCCGTAGGCGCTTTTTTTAACGGAAAAGAATTCGTATACCCCATTAACATAAATTTTGAGCATAAAAAACTTTTTCCGGGGCAGATAGGGCCTTCTACCGGAGAGATGGGAACGGCGATGTATTGGGGAGGGCCAAACAGGATATTCAATCAGACGCTTTTAAAACTGCAAGAGAGGCTTTGCCGGGAAAATTATGTCGGCTATATTGATATAAACTGCATTGTCAACTCAAACGGCATATACCCGCTTGAGTTTACCGCCCGTTTCGGGTATCCTACCATTTTTATCCAGCAGGAAGGTATCAATATGCCTATGGCGGATTTTCTTTTTGGCCTGGCTTCAGGCGCGATAAAAGAATTCAAGGTCAAGAAGGGTTTTCAGATAGGCGTCAGGATAGTGGTGCCGCCTTACCCGTTTAATGATGAGGATACATTTGAAAGGTATTCAAATAACGCCACTATACTTTTTAAAAAACCCAATTACGACGGCATACATATTGAGGACGTGAAAAACGTAGACGGGCAATGGCTTGTGGCCGGCACATCGGGAGTTGTACTTGTTGCCGTCGGCGCCGGACAGACCATGAAACAGGCCCAGGCCCAGGTGTATAACAGGGTAAAAAATATAATAATACCCAATATGTATTACAGGACGGACATAGGCGACAGGTGGTTTGAGGATTCCGATAAACTGCATACATGGGGTTATCTTAGAGAGGTTTAA
- the feoB gene encoding ferrous iron transport protein B, producing MSRIRLSDARPYSELLLCRVEGGLGMERKLTEMGLLPGEKIKRVDAPGDGQVILIIKGAKVAIGKGMADRIIVQECVNRKTIKVALAGNPNSGKTSVFNNLTGARQHVGNYPGVTVEKKEGLACYGDYAINITDLPGTYSLTAYSLDEIVARNFIINESPDIIINIVDASNLERNLYLTTQLMEFGIPMVIAFNMSDMFESTGFLADDKMLSVLLGADIVYTVGNKNKGTKELLEAAVKAYESGQNRKIISVNYGNEIEEEASKIINLLDSFNRAAINYPKRWTALKLLEDDKYILGLIKNQPSGDEIIKQVEAARARIKGIFADEAESLFADKRYGFINGVLREAITRKRESNLRISDNIDQIVANRIFGIPIFLAVMWLMFKAIFRLSEAPMRWIESVQAAAGGLAAALLPVENLARDFIINGVISGVGSVLVFVPVIFLLFFFMSLLEDSGYMARIAFIVDKFMHKIGLHGRSFIPMLLGFGCNVPAIMATRVIESKKDRLTTILVNPFMSCGARLPVYTLLIGAFFSNEVSGNVLFSLYLLGFLTAVIMAKVFRKFIFTGESAPFVMELPPYRVPTLKGLLIHMWERGWLYIKKAGTVIMLGCLIVWTLSVFPLSSKSDLTKSFIGMTGKAIEPIVRPLGFDWKIGTALVSGVVAKEIVVGTLGVLYGVGENSGTDIHSLKEALKKDSYPDGRPVFTPLIAYALMVFVLLYIPCLSTAAVIKKETGSWGWTAFSISYSTALAWMAAFIIYQGGRLFGL from the coding sequence ATGAGCAGGATAAGATTGTCAGACGCGCGCCCGTATTCCGAGCTTTTGCTTTGCAGAGTAGAAGGCGGGCTGGGCATGGAGAGGAAACTTACGGAAATGGGCCTTTTACCCGGCGAAAAGATAAAGCGTGTTGACGCGCCGGGTGACGGCCAGGTCATACTTATTATAAAAGGAGCCAAGGTAGCCATAGGTAAAGGCATGGCAGACAGGATAATAGTTCAAGAATGTGTAAACAGAAAAACGATAAAGGTTGCATTAGCCGGAAATCCTAATTCCGGAAAGACATCGGTTTTTAATAATCTTACAGGGGCAAGACAGCATGTGGGCAATTATCCGGGCGTTACTGTTGAGAAAAAAGAAGGCCTTGCCTGTTACGGTGATTATGCCATAAATATTACCGATCTGCCCGGCACTTACAGCCTTACCGCGTATTCACTTGATGAAATTGTGGCGCGTAATTTTATTATTAACGAAAGCCCTGATATTATCATTAATATCGTAGATGCCTCCAACCTTGAGAGAAACCTCTACCTGACAACACAGCTTATGGAATTCGGCATTCCTATGGTTATAGCGTTTAATATGAGCGACATGTTTGAGAGCACGGGTTTTTTAGCCGATGACAAAATGCTTTCCGTCCTTTTAGGAGCTGATATTGTTTATACCGTGGGCAATAAGAACAAAGGCACCAAAGAGCTTTTGGAGGCCGCCGTTAAGGCATATGAGTCCGGGCAAAACAGAAAGATCATTTCAGTCAATTACGGTAACGAGATAGAGGAAGAGGCGTCAAAGATAATAAATCTCTTGGATTCTTTCAACCGCGCGGCTATAAATTACCCTAAACGCTGGACAGCGCTAAAGCTTTTGGAGGATGACAAATATATCTTAGGCCTTATTAAAAATCAGCCGTCAGGGGATGAGATAATAAAACAAGTTGAAGCGGCCCGCGCGCGCATAAAAGGCATATTTGCCGACGAGGCTGAATCCTTGTTCGCGGATAAGAGATACGGGTTTATCAACGGTGTATTGCGCGAGGCTATAACCCGCAAGAGAGAGTCCAATTTAAGGATATCAGACAATATAGATCAGATAGTGGCTAACAGGATTTTTGGCATACCGATATTTTTAGCTGTTATGTGGCTTATGTTTAAGGCGATATTTAGATTAAGCGAGGCGCCGATGCGCTGGATAGAATCAGTGCAGGCGGCGGCAGGAGGCCTTGCGGCCGCCCTTTTGCCTGTTGAAAATCTGGCGCGCGATTTCATCATAAACGGCGTAATCAGCGGGGTTGGCAGTGTGCTTGTGTTTGTGCCGGTAATATTTTTATTATTTTTCTTTATGTCCTTGCTTGAAGATTCCGGTTACATGGCAAGGATAGCTTTTATCGTTGATAAATTCATGCATAAGATAGGCCTGCACGGCAGAAGCTTTATACCAATGCTTCTGGGTTTCGGCTGTAATGTCCCCGCCATTATGGCAACGCGGGTTATTGAATCAAAAAAGGACAGGCTTACCACTATACTGGTAAATCCTTTTATGAGCTGCGGGGCGAGGCTTCCGGTTTACACGCTGTTGATAGGGGCTTTTTTCAGTAATGAGGTATCGGGCAATGTATTATTTTCTCTCTATCTTCTTGGTTTTTTAACGGCAGTCATTATGGCCAAGGTTTTCAGAAAATTTATTTTTACCGGAGAATCAGCCCCGTTCGTGATGGAATTGCCGCCCTATCGTGTGCCGACATTAAAGGGGCTGTTGATACATATGTGGGAAAGGGGTTGGTTATATATTAAAAAGGCGGGCACTGTGATAATGTTAGGCTGTCTCATAGTATGGACATTGAGCGTTTTCCCCCTAAGTTCAAAATCGGATCTGACGAAGAGTTTCATAGGCATGACAGGAAAAGCGATTGAGCCTATTGTCAGGCCATTGGGTTTTGACTGGAAGATTGGCACAGCTCTTGTATCGGGTGTTGTCGCCAAAGAGATAGTTGTGGGTACACTCGGAGTTTTATACGGTGTAGGCGAAAACAGCGGCACCGATATTCACAGCCTTAAAGAGGCGCTGAAAAAAGACAGCTATCCTGACGGCAGGCCGGTTTTTACGCCGTTAATTGCCTATGCCCTTATGGTATTTGTGCTTTTATATATACCGTGTCTTAGCACCGCGGCTGTCATAAAAAAAGAAACCGGTTCATGGGGATGGACAGCGTTCAGTATCTCGTATTCTACGGCGCTTGCCTGGATGGCGGCTTTTATAATATATCAAGGCGGGAGATTATTCGGATTGTAG
- a CDS encoding nucleotidyltransferase domain-containing protein codes for MPQNFIGSKTRAKILTLFVLNPKREYYAREIEREIKSNFEAVRKALIGLEKTGLLKSRVSGKQRYYAMNTQNAIFPEVKSMILKTAGLGDILKNTFKSFNNIKAAFIYGSYARNTEDAESDIDMFIIGDVSMRLLQPVISGIENKFQREINPAVYPLKEFKDKFKTRHHFILSVLKAPKIFIKGSEDAIRELVQDK; via the coding sequence ATGCCCCAAAATTTCATTGGTTCAAAAACACGTGCAAAGATACTTACATTATTCGTGTTAAATCCCAAGCGTGAATACTATGCCAGGGAGATAGAGCGAGAGATAAAGTCCAATTTTGAGGCAGTACGCAAGGCCCTTATAGGCCTTGAAAAAACAGGATTATTAAAAAGCAGGGTTTCCGGAAAACAGCGCTATTATGCTATGAATACCCAGAATGCTATTTTTCCTGAAGTCAAATCTATGATACTAAAAACAGCAGGGTTAGGAGATATCCTCAAAAATACCTTTAAATCTTTTAATAATATAAAAGCAGCTTTTATATACGGTTCATATGCCAGAAATACTGAAGACGCAGAAAGCGATATAGACATGTTTATAATAGGTGACGTTTCGATGAGGTTGTTGCAGCCTGTTATATCAGGCATTGAGAATAAGTTTCAGCGAGAGATAAATCCTGCCGTATATCCATTAAAAGAGTTTAAGGATAAGTTTAAAACAAGGCACCATTTCATTCTTTCGGTCTTAAAGGCGCCAAAGATATTTATAAAAGGGAGTGAAGATGCCATTAGAGAATTGGTTCAAGATAAGTAA
- a CDS encoding cold-shock protein, whose protein sequence is MAQGTVKWFDNGKGYGFITPESGKDVFVHHTAIQGEGYKSLNEGQKVEFDIEQGPKGPQAVNVVKL, encoded by the coding sequence ATGGCACAAGGCACAGTCAAGTGGTTTGATAATGGCAAAGGTTACGGATTTATTACGCCCGAATCGGGTAAAGATGTATTTGTCCATCACACAGCGATACAGGGTGAAGGGTATAAATCTTTAAATGAAGGCCAGAAGGTTGAATTTGATATAGAGCAGGGACCGAAAGGCCCCCAAGCTGTTAATGTAGTAAAACTCTAA
- a CDS encoding ferrous iron transport protein A: protein MPEEIISTAAHLSPGQKASIVKIEGRGYLRKRLLDMGVVPGSTIQMVRRAPLGDPIDVKIKGYHLSLRKSEASYIIVKRLA from the coding sequence ATGCCGGAAGAAATCATTAGCACAGCAGCGCATCTATCTCCGGGGCAAAAGGCCTCTATTGTAAAAATAGAAGGCAGAGGATACTTGCGCAAGAGACTGCTTGATATGGGTGTTGTGCCGGGCTCTACAATTCAGATGGTCCGGCGCGCGCCTTTAGGCGATCCTATAGACGTGAAGATCAAAGGGTATCATCTTTCCTTAAGAAAATCAGAGGCGTCTTATATTATAGTAAAGAGGTTGGCATGA
- the tadA gene encoding tRNA adenosine(34) deaminase TadA — MSEYLNDEFYMSEALKQAHKAFEKDEVPVGCVIAHESKIIARAHNQVETLKDPTAHAEMIAITQAASFLGSKWLQDVSVYVTIEPCQMCAGALVLARIKRLVFGADDPKTGAFGSVCDILKSKNINHTFDVFRGVKCRESSLLISEFFKKKRQMQ, encoded by the coding sequence ATGTCTGAATATTTAAATGATGAATTTTATATGTCAGAGGCGCTTAAGCAAGCGCATAAGGCCTTTGAAAAAGACGAAGTGCCCGTAGGTTGTGTTATAGCGCACGAATCAAAGATAATCGCCCGAGCGCATAATCAGGTGGAAACCCTGAAAGACCCCACCGCTCACGCTGAAATGATAGCCATTACCCAGGCGGCGTCTTTTTTAGGCAGTAAATGGTTGCAAGACGTATCGGTCTATGTTACAATAGAACCTTGCCAGATGTGCGCCGGGGCATTAGTTCTTGCCCGTATCAAGAGGCTTGTTTTTGGCGCGGATGACCCAAAGACAGGCGCCTTTGGTTCTGTCTGCGATATCTTAAAATCAAAAAATATTAACCATACTTTTGATGTTTTCCGAGGCGTAAAATGCCGCGAAAGTTCTTTATTGATTTCCGAATTTTTTAAGAAAAAGCGTCAAATGCAATAG